One Drosophila gunungcola strain Sukarami chromosome 2R unlocalized genomic scaffold, Dgunungcola_SK_2 000004F, whole genome shotgun sequence genomic window, taataatacatttcAGTTTTGTGATTTTTCAAAGCAAATTGCTAAGTATAAagtattaataatttaattatattaaattaaataagtaaatagcTAAACAATTTAGGAAATTCAAGATCTCTTAGCATATTTAAGGATTCTTTGCTCTATCTGGTTGCTAAACATTCGCACTAGACTCTCGGCCACGCTAACTTGGCTATAGGCCAATGCGCAAATGGGTTTGCTATTCCTGATCTTATCCGCTATGGCCAGTGTCCAGTCGATCTCGTGCGGATGTGTCTGACCCTTGACGAATCGGGCGAACATTTCCGGTAGCCATATGGCACCATCCCGGCAATAAGTGCACTGTTTGCAGGTCTGCTTCTCGAAGAACTGAATGGAACGCAGCATCACAGCCAAAGGATCAATGTCCTTGGTCATCACAATGACAGATCCACAGCCCAGACCACTGCCCGCCGCCGCTAGGCAATCGAAATCCATTAGAACTTCAGCGGCCGTTGGAGGATCCAGCAGGGGTGTGGACAGACCACCTGGGAATACGGCCGCCAGATTATCCCAACCGCCCTTCACTCCACCAGCGTGTCGTTCTATCAAATCCTTCAGGGGTATAGACATCTCCTCCTCCACAGTGCAGGGATTGTTGACCTGACCGCTGAGGCAGAATAGTTTGGTGCCCGTGTTGTAACTGCGACCCAATCCTGCCCACCAGTCGGGACCTCTTCGCAGAATGGCGGGCACCACGGCAATGGACTCGGCATTGATCACCAAGCAGGGATGCCCGAAGTAACCCTTCTCGGTGAGAAAGGGCGGACGACGACGAGGTCGTCCCAGTTCACCCATCAAACAGTTGATCAGGGCCGTTTCCTCGCCACACAAGTACCGATCTCCCCGCTGGATCATCACATCGAACTTGATCCCTGAGCCGCAGGCACTGTCCCCCACCAAGCCATGATGGTAGGCCTCCGCCAAGGCAAAGTGCAGGTTACACGCCTCGTTGTAGAAACGATTGCGGATGTATACAATGGCCCTGGAGCATCCCATGGCCACTCCCACCAGCAGCATGCCCTCGATCAGTTTGTGCGGCTCGTGGCGCAGAATTTCCCGATCCTTGCAGGTACCCGGCTCTCCTTCGGCACAGTTCACAATGACAACCTTGGGCACCTTTTCCGACTTTGTCTGCCGCAGGAACTCCCATTTGAGTCCGGCATAGAAGCCGGCTCCTCCACGTCCGCGCAGTCCACTCTTGCTCACCTGCTCCATTATCCAGTCGGGACCCTGCTCCAGGAGATCCCCGGTTCGATGCCAATCGCCCCGTTCACAGGCTCCCTGCAATCGCCAATCGTGGCGTCCATAAAGATTCTGGAAGATCCGATCGCAGTCATCAAGTGGCCCAAATTTGGTCTTGCAATTGGGCCTATAACCCTTCGGTGGATCGACGATGGAAGGCCTATCTGGACCTAATTTTTTGGACTTTTCCGGTTGTTTGACAGCTTCTTTAGACACCGTTTGGACGAGACGTAGCCGCTGTTGCCACAAAGAcggcaaattgttttttggaAACTTGCGAAACATCTTGTTGGCTTATAAAATAGACTACATGTGtatgactaaaaaaaaaacccgaatCTGGAATGGCAACTTAGTCATAGAATGCGGGATATTGTAAGAATAACAATTAgcaaaaaagattaaattacTTAACAAACTTATATACTTTTGCAGTTACCTTTACGATTATAAACCAGTActactttaatattttcatatagaAAAGGTTTAAACAGTATAATACCTATATTGAACAGTTAAAAGTATTTCGTTTCCAAGTATGCTTGTCACAAAACTCTGACTTTTACTGCATATGCATAGTTAGTGGGATATATAGATTTATTATCTATTTATATCTGCCTGTCAATTtcccaaatttaaattcatctGTCTGAAAAATGATGGCAGCGGTCTGTTTGAGCTATGTAAGATGGACTTCGGTTCATTTTATTCGAATTTGTGCTCAAATTAGAAATTGAAGGCCATAGCTAAACCAGAATTTGGGCCGAAATCCTTTTTTAAACGAGTTTCCTGTCCCAAAAGCATAGACAAGGGCTGGCAGCAAAGTAAATACATCGGGCCAAAGTTGGCCGACGACAAATTGGAAGACTGAAAGTAGCGCAACAAATGCTGCCATAACGACAATGGgagcaccaacagcagcaataaatTTAGGAGTATACAGGCAACACAACCACCTATccacccacatccacatccaccagATGTGGGTCTGCTTTTC contains:
- the LOC128253785 gene encoding NADH dehydrogenase [ubiquinone] flavoprotein 1, mitochondrial, producing the protein MFRKFPKNNLPSLWQQRLRLVQTVSKEAVKQPEKSKKLGPDRPSIVDPPKGYRPNCKTKFGPLDDCDRIFQNLYGRHDWRLQGACERGDWHRTGDLLEQGPDWIMEQVSKSGLRGRGGAGFYAGLKWEFLRQTKSEKVPKVVIVNCAEGEPGTCKDREILRHEPHKLIEGMLLVGVAMGCSRAIVYIRNRFYNEACNLHFALAEAYHHGLVGDSACGSGIKFDVMIQRGDRYLCGEETALINCLMGELGRPRRRPPFLTEKGYFGHPCLVINAESIAVVPAILRRGPDWWAGLGRSYNTGTKLFCLSGQVNNPCTVEEEMSIPLKDLIERHAGGVKGGWDNLAAVFPGGLSTPLLDPPTAAEVLMDFDCLAAAGSGLGCGSVIVMTKDIDPLAVMLRSIQFFEKQTCKQCTYCRDGAIWLPEMFARFVKGQTHPHEIDWTLAIADKIRNSKPICALAYSQVSVAESLVRMFSNQIEQRILKYAKRS